One Azotosporobacter soli genomic region harbors:
- a CDS encoding translocation/assembly module TamB domain-containing protein encodes MKNRWKWLLLSFSLLIIGAALLSGKALIAELKEQLPARLSEELGMSVTIGRMEATSFNSLAANDVTVLDGDAKLLTVPQLKVSVNPLRILQGKPALAMVSSVVLEKPSLWLRQKQDGTWNIDKLLQKERAEKSSFSGVVQINLAEIEVQSQGRIWMLDELNGTADCADLPALQLDFNGKVSGQDVRLSGRYHSSGRSGMTLTAKRLDLAEYAPFYPRQYDVASVNGQVEDLVLTLNGNKGHWTFAGETAVKEGAATFGEWSVSEVAGRVIFSEHSLYAVAAGKVMEQAVKLNGQADWSTGAPRLNGTLTLKQADISRFWAACPVTGLVDADLTIAGAYDQPVVSGELRAAQLNWQQYQAEKVKISAVFAEGKLTLSQAEAEMLGGAASLSGTLDSKTQRYALSLRAKDISLQGIRIDALQSSFQGNSDDVEVDALALQIGEGSVTGQGRISRQNIDMALAGNQLPLERFTPEISGNGTFSGRLSGRLPEWQLTGTAALHDGTALKQPYQLATGGLRLDAQGVTLDNWLLRDKTAEHRVDGRISYAADGPLNLRVVSRQARAENVVKFLLPGEEITGNIDNEIVLHGSRARPDGSGHVKLSDGSFRGRLVARAEGDYSISGQELQLKGVEIDSLNTRIRVSGQTTRGAELNLAVAADNLDFARLPFQYPYPVSGIGTCSGTLTGTAAQPIFAGEFQTERLQLDKETIQNIRGKMKFVDDELDITDASFQQGEGQGVFTGGIDFKDQSVFGSLQLKNLTLERIMPIFQLSNRDLRGKLSGEIRVAGHAKQPDVWVDGQLTNGSIRNYPLESVDLNLALENNVLKINQLTAHQGNGTLVAQGTAAIDGPLNLEIGGQGIDAGIITALLGSDWDLKGKLQFAAQVNGTTQEPQAAMSVEINDGGVKEATFDSLYGLLILEKGNIQVNQVLLRKGIYRASAYGNIPLAALTPKGRSGTDNGSEMDLRCRLDNANLSILPLLVPKVVEWGDGATQGEIAITGTLHAPKMNGAISVNGGKLKFAGFKDPLENIIMNVTVADDVVKVNQLSAKLGTGTIALDGSLRWQDWHWRDYDLALKLNAPLIRHAYFTGPVRGELTLRPGQNGIPLLAGDLIFEQDTITVPGVPEFGASNLDLGLDLNIAVGNRVRAYHPLFYDILARGRLHFGGTLKEPSSSGRVRVMNGTINYLSTTFKIFEGSVDFNRPFAFEPTIRLAAQAKLPQLAVDLTVNGPVSALDFKLTSEPALSQAQIMAVLNAGGRTGDVRDRSGFDEVSGLLNAGLQAKFLGQLEGNVRNAFGLDQFRINQGAKGEILRKTYFEKEGTTTDNREVYNLQLGKYINDRLFVSYNMAIGYSAYEAALRYDLTRRISVIAATDDQKRKWLGFEARFKF; translated from the coding sequence ATGAAAAACAGATGGAAATGGTTGCTGCTGAGCTTCAGTTTGCTCATAATCGGCGCAGCGCTTTTATCGGGAAAAGCGTTGATTGCCGAATTAAAAGAACAACTGCCGGCCCGTCTGAGTGAGGAACTCGGCATGTCGGTGACGATCGGGAGGATGGAAGCAACCTCCTTTAATAGCCTTGCCGCCAATGACGTAACTGTTTTGGACGGCGACGCAAAATTGCTGACGGTTCCCCAGTTGAAGGTGAGTGTAAATCCGCTGCGCATCTTGCAGGGAAAACCTGCGTTGGCGATGGTGAGCAGCGTCGTGCTTGAAAAACCGAGCCTTTGGCTGCGCCAGAAACAGGACGGCACGTGGAATATTGATAAGTTGTTGCAGAAAGAGCGTGCGGAAAAATCAAGTTTTTCCGGCGTCGTGCAAATAAATCTGGCGGAGATCGAAGTGCAGAGTCAGGGCCGGATTTGGATGCTTGACGAGTTGAACGGTACGGCAGATTGCGCGGACCTCCCGGCGCTGCAGCTTGATTTTAACGGCAAAGTATCCGGGCAAGATGTGAGGCTTAGCGGGCGTTATCACTCTTCGGGGCGAAGCGGTATGACGCTCACGGCGAAGCGGCTTGATCTGGCAGAGTATGCTCCTTTCTATCCGCGTCAGTATGACGTAGCGAGCGTTAACGGACAGGTTGAAGATTTGGTGCTGACACTCAACGGGAACAAAGGTCACTGGACATTTGCCGGTGAAACGGCTGTCAAAGAAGGGGCGGCGACGTTTGGCGAGTGGTCTGTTTCAGAAGTTGCCGGACGCGTCATCTTCAGCGAACACAGCCTTTATGCCGTGGCGGCGGGCAAGGTCATGGAACAGGCGGTAAAGCTGAATGGACAGGCGGACTGGTCGACAGGCGCACCGCGCTTGAACGGTACGCTTACGCTAAAGCAGGCGGATATAAGCCGTTTCTGGGCGGCTTGCCCGGTTACGGGGCTTGTCGATGCCGACCTAACGATCGCAGGCGCATACGATCAGCCGGTGGTCAGCGGCGAACTTCGCGCGGCGCAATTGAACTGGCAGCAGTATCAGGCGGAGAAGGTAAAGATCAGCGCCGTCTTTGCGGAGGGAAAACTGACGCTTTCGCAGGCGGAGGCGGAGATGCTCGGCGGCGCGGCGTCGCTGAGCGGTACGCTCGACAGCAAGACGCAGCGTTATGCGCTTTCCTTGCGGGCGAAGGATATCTCTCTGCAGGGGATCCGAATCGACGCGCTGCAGTCTTCGTTTCAGGGCAATAGTGATGACGTTGAAGTGGACGCGTTGGCGCTGCAGATCGGCGAAGGCAGCGTGACCGGGCAGGGACGGATTTCTCGGCAGAATATCGATATGGCGCTAGCGGGAAACCAGTTGCCGCTTGAGCGATTTACCCCGGAAATCAGCGGCAACGGGACGTTCAGCGGCCGCTTGAGCGGTCGTCTGCCGGAATGGCAGTTGACGGGAACGGCCGCACTGCACGACGGTACGGCGCTTAAGCAGCCGTATCAATTGGCGACGGGCGGACTGCGCCTTGATGCGCAGGGCGTGACTCTTGATAACTGGCTGCTACGTGACAAGACAGCGGAACACCGAGTTGACGGACGAATCAGCTACGCGGCCGATGGGCCGTTGAATTTACGCGTTGTCAGCCGACAGGCAAGAGCGGAAAATGTGGTGAAGTTTTTATTGCCGGGCGAAGAAATCACCGGCAATATTGATAATGAGATCGTTTTGCACGGCAGTCGTGCGAGACCCGACGGCAGTGGCCACGTCAAGCTGAGTGACGGTAGTTTTCGCGGTCGCCTGGTGGCACGTGCGGAAGGGGATTATTCAATTAGCGGTCAGGAGCTGCAACTGAAAGGCGTCGAAATCGACTCGTTGAACACCCGGATCCGGGTCAGCGGTCAGACGACGCGCGGCGCAGAGCTTAATCTGGCGGTAGCGGCGGATAATCTTGATTTTGCCCGTCTGCCGTTTCAATATCCGTATCCGGTGAGCGGCATTGGAACCTGCAGTGGAACGCTGACAGGGACTGCAGCGCAACCAATATTTGCTGGAGAATTTCAAACCGAGCGATTGCAGCTGGACAAAGAAACAATCCAGAATATACGCGGCAAGATGAAATTTGTTGATGATGAACTGGATATTACAGATGCTTCGTTTCAACAGGGCGAAGGCCAGGGCGTATTTACCGGAGGAATCGATTTTAAAGATCAGAGCGTTTTTGGCAGCTTACAGTTGAAAAATTTGACACTGGAACGAATTATGCCGATTTTTCAATTGTCGAACCGCGATTTGCGAGGTAAGCTTTCCGGTGAGATTCGTGTCGCAGGTCATGCCAAACAACCGGATGTCTGGGTGGACGGTCAGTTAACAAACGGCAGCATTCGAAATTATCCGTTGGAGAGCGTGGACTTGAATCTGGCGTTAGAAAACAATGTCTTGAAAATCAACCAATTAACAGCACATCAAGGAAATGGGACGCTTGTAGCGCAAGGAACCGCTGCGATTGATGGCCCTTTGAATCTTGAAATTGGCGGGCAAGGAATTGATGCAGGGATCATAACGGCGCTATTGGGAAGCGATTGGGATTTGAAAGGAAAGCTGCAATTTGCGGCGCAGGTTAATGGTACGACGCAAGAACCACAGGCAGCGATGTCGGTTGAAATTAATGACGGCGGCGTCAAAGAAGCCACTTTTGATTCGCTGTATGGATTGTTGATTTTGGAAAAAGGCAATATCCAAGTGAATCAGGTTTTGCTGCGCAAAGGAATTTACCGGGCCAGCGCCTACGGCAATATCCCGTTGGCGGCATTGACGCCGAAAGGCCGTAGCGGCACTGATAATGGATCTGAAATGGATTTGCGTTGCCGACTCGACAATGCTAATCTTAGTATTCTGCCGCTGCTTGTGCCCAAGGTAGTGGAATGGGGTGATGGTGCGACGCAGGGAGAAATTGCGATCACAGGAACGTTGCATGCGCCAAAGATGAATGGTGCCATAAGCGTAAACGGTGGAAAACTTAAATTTGCCGGTTTTAAGGATCCGCTGGAAAATATTATAATGAACGTTACTGTCGCTGACGATGTGGTCAAGGTGAATCAACTTAGTGCGAAACTGGGAACGGGAACAATCGCGTTGGATGGAAGTCTGCGCTGGCAGGACTGGCATTGGCGCGATTATGACCTGGCATTAAAGCTAAATGCGCCGCTGATTCGTCATGCGTACTTCACCGGACCCGTGCGCGGCGAATTGACGCTGCGCCCCGGACAAAACGGCATACCGCTTTTGGCGGGGGATTTGATCTTTGAGCAGGACACGATCACCGTTCCGGGCGTACCGGAATTCGGCGCCAGTAATCTTGACCTGGGCCTCGACCTGAATATCGCGGTCGGCAACCGGGTCAGGGCATACCATCCACTCTTCTATGACATCCTGGCGCGCGGGAGACTTCATTTTGGCGGAACGCTGAAAGAGCCTTCTTCGAGCGGGCGGGTGCGCGTGATGAACGGCACGATCAATTATCTGAGCACCACTTTCAAAATTTTTGAAGGGTCGGTCGACTTCAACCGTCCGTTCGCGTTCGAACCGACGATTCGCTTAGCGGCGCAGGCGAAATTGCCGCAACTGGCGGTCGATCTTACGGTGAATGGGCCGGTCAGCGCACTTGATTTCAAGCTGACGTCGGAACCGGCGCTAAGCCAGGCGCAAATTATGGCGGTGCTGAATGCGGGAGGCCGCACGGGTGACGTACGTGATCGAAGCGGCTTCGATGAAGTTTCAGGTTTGTTGAACGCGGGACTGCAGGCCAAATTTCTTGGCCAGCTGGAAGGAAATGTCCGAAATGCATTCGGCCTTGATCAATTTCGCATCAACCAGGGCGCAAAAGGTGAAATTTTGCGCAAGACTTATTTTGAAAAAGAAGGTACAACGACCGATAATCGCGAAGTATACAATTTGCAACTGGGTAAATACATCAATGACCGACTGTTCGTGAGTTATAATATGGCGATCGGCTATTCGGCATATGAAGCGGCGCTGCGCTATGACCTGACGCGACGGATCAGCGTCATCGCGGCAACGGATGATCAAAAGCGCAAGTGGCTTGGTTTTGAAGCCAGGTTCAAGTTTTGA
- a CDS encoding TolC family protein, translating to MTIQRKWRRGWNMLLVGILLAGQTSLVQAAPTELTLEDSVRLALQNNPTVKIAVQDKASAQYGIKIAEGALLPSVGYTHTAAHGNSLTTSGNVTNKFDNKLSLGWNVYTFGQKEGLVGAARANYSSADFGVAKAMQQIKLDATNGYYGILQARNLLQVAQESVDQLTAHLKNVQAQYGVGTVAKSDVLRSEVELANAQQSLIKAQNTYDLSISTLNNVIGLPLGTELSVKEELQYLPYEKTLDTCIDYSLKNRPEVIQAAFGVEAAKENKRAAEGGHLPTIAVFGTQDWNNKDFPGSGNSNWSVGATLNWNAFDSGVTNANIGKAQQAFDKTLQLEQQTKDSVQLEVRQNFLGLREAEKRIDTSKVAVTKAEEDFKIAQVRYMAGVGTNIDVIDAQVALTQAKTNYYQALYDYNTSRAKLEKAMGIAVN from the coding sequence ATGACAATACAACGAAAATGGCGGCGTGGCTGGAATATGTTGCTGGTCGGCATTCTATTGGCTGGGCAGACCAGTCTGGTTCAGGCGGCGCCTACGGAATTGACGCTCGAAGACAGCGTGCGACTCGCGCTGCAGAATAATCCGACGGTTAAGATAGCTGTTCAGGACAAAGCGTCGGCGCAATACGGCATTAAGATCGCGGAAGGGGCGCTCCTGCCTTCGGTCGGCTATACGCATACGGCGGCGCATGGCAACAGTCTTACGACGAGCGGCAATGTGACCAATAAATTTGACAATAAGCTTTCACTCGGTTGGAACGTCTATACGTTTGGACAAAAAGAGGGTTTAGTCGGCGCTGCACGGGCCAACTATAGTTCGGCGGATTTTGGCGTGGCCAAGGCGATGCAGCAGATCAAACTGGATGCGACAAACGGCTACTACGGAATTTTGCAGGCGCGCAATCTGTTGCAAGTCGCGCAGGAATCGGTCGATCAGCTGACCGCTCATCTAAAGAATGTTCAGGCGCAGTACGGAGTTGGAACGGTTGCCAAGTCTGATGTGCTGCGCTCGGAAGTGGAATTGGCCAATGCGCAGCAAAGTCTGATCAAAGCGCAGAACACCTATGACCTGTCGATTTCCACGCTGAACAACGTGATTGGGTTGCCGCTTGGCACGGAACTGTCGGTCAAAGAGGAATTGCAGTATCTTCCTTATGAGAAGACGCTCGATACCTGCATCGACTATTCTCTGAAGAACCGTCCGGAAGTGATCCAGGCCGCTTTTGGCGTAGAGGCCGCGAAGGAAAACAAAAGGGCAGCGGAGGGCGGACATCTGCCGACAATCGCCGTCTTTGGCACGCAGGATTGGAATAACAAGGATTTTCCGGGCAGTGGAAATAGCAATTGGTCTGTCGGGGCAACGTTGAATTGGAACGCCTTTGATTCCGGCGTCACGAATGCGAATATCGGCAAAGCGCAGCAGGCGTTTGACAAGACGTTGCAGCTGGAGCAACAGACAAAAGATTCGGTACAGCTTGAAGTGCGTCAGAACTTTCTCGGTCTGCGCGAAGCGGAAAAGCGGATCGATACCAGTAAAGTAGCGGTTACTAAAGCGGAAGAAGACTTTAAGATCGCGCAAGTCCGCTATATGGCCGGCGTCGGAACGAATATCGACGTCATTGATGCACAGGTTGCACTGACGCAGGCGAAGACGAACTACTACCAGGCGCTTTATGATTACAACACGAGCCGTGCCAAATTGGAAAAAGCGATGGGCATTGCGGTAAACTAA
- a CDS encoding MlaD family protein: protein MKWTTEAKVGTVTLLGVVLLAYMIIHLGGFSWGEKGYPLQVRFTQVSGLKEGNAVRYAGVDVGLIKRVEVQADGVMVTMGIQHGIKIPAGAKFTIGADGLLGEKFINILPPPQVVGYLTPGSVVVGQDHQGIEELVSSADKVLKDARELIRSLNDIVGDEAFKQALKETAFNARDLTANLNAMSASLARMAQNNEGDVTLIVRNLRAMSEGLNSVAAKVDRMVSDVDNNGQTAKDLRETIHNLQRTSVRVEKMAESLEGIVTDPETAKNIKETLRNARQASEKANKLLTKVENIKVQPGVEVLYNQESGKYSADLDVKINTSAENFAVLGASNIGQGTKGNFQLGKENDKMAARAGIIDSQLGVGVDAKLGPMRLSVDAYDPNDIRLKLRAQYKIGENTYLVGERDAANKSDKRADFIGVRQNF from the coding sequence ATGAAATGGACAACGGAAGCCAAGGTGGGAACAGTGACATTGCTGGGAGTTGTTCTGCTGGCTTATATGATCATACATTTAGGCGGCTTTTCCTGGGGTGAAAAAGGCTACCCGCTGCAGGTCCGCTTTACGCAGGTCAGCGGTCTGAAAGAAGGCAATGCGGTTCGTTATGCCGGTGTCGACGTCGGCCTGATCAAACGGGTCGAAGTGCAAGCCGACGGCGTAATGGTGACGATGGGCATCCAGCACGGCATCAAGATTCCGGCGGGCGCTAAGTTCACGATCGGTGCGGACGGTCTGCTCGGCGAAAAATTCATCAATATCCTGCCGCCGCCGCAGGTGGTCGGCTATCTGACTCCCGGCAGCGTGGTCGTGGGACAGGATCATCAGGGGATTGAAGAACTGGTCTCCTCGGCCGATAAGGTACTCAAGGATGCCAGGGAGTTGATCCGTTCATTGAATGACATCGTTGGCGATGAAGCATTCAAGCAGGCGCTCAAGGAAACGGCGTTCAACGCGCGCGACTTGACAGCCAATCTAAATGCGATGAGCGCCAGTCTGGCCCGGATGGCGCAGAATAATGAAGGCGACGTCACGCTTATCGTACGCAACCTGCGGGCGATGTCCGAAGGCTTGAACAGCGTCGCGGCCAAAGTCGATCGAATGGTCTCCGACGTCGACAACAACGGACAGACGGCCAAAGATTTGCGTGAGACGATTCACAATCTGCAGCGTACCAGTGTGCGGGTGGAAAAGATGGCCGAATCGCTTGAAGGGATCGTGACCGATCCGGAAACGGCGAAAAATATCAAGGAGACGTTACGCAACGCCAGACAGGCAAGCGAAAAAGCGAACAAACTGCTGACCAAGGTGGAAAATATTAAAGTGCAACCTGGCGTCGAAGTGTTGTATAATCAAGAAAGCGGTAAATACAGCGCCGACCTCGACGTAAAGATCAACACGTCGGCTGAAAATTTCGCGGTGCTTGGCGCCAGCAATATTGGCCAGGGGACAAAAGGAAATTTTCAATTGGGCAAGGAAAATGACAAGATGGCGGCACGGGCCGGCATTATCGACAGCCAGCTTGGCGTCGGCGTAGATGCGAAACTCGGGCCGATGCGCCTGTCGGTCGATGCCTATGATCCGAATGACATCCGGCTGAAATTGCGCGCGCAGTACAAAATCGGAGAAAACACCTACCTGGTCGGCGAACGCGATGCCGCTAATAAGTCGGACAAACGCGCTGATTTCATCGGCGTACGGCAAAATTTTTAG
- a CDS encoding ABC transporter ATP-binding protein — MIRLEHVNMDFERRRILSDINLKIEQGETMVIIGPSGSGKSTLLRLIIGLMRPTSGAIWLQEKEITALSEDQMNLLRLKMGMVFQYSALFDSMSVGENVAFGLREHTQMNEAEISRIVARNLRMVGLDGKQDAMPNELSGGMKKRVSLARAVANRPDILLYDEPTAGLDPIMSGTIDRLIIGTKRLFGVTSVVVTHHMSSAFAIADRIAMIHDGQILQVGSVEEIKNSENPLVQQFIQGLKSPEVYIRRRAGR, encoded by the coding sequence TTGATTCGTTTGGAACATGTGAATATGGATTTTGAAAGGCGACGCATTTTGAGCGATATTAATCTGAAGATCGAGCAGGGCGAAACGATGGTTATTATCGGACCGAGCGGCTCCGGAAAAAGTACGCTGCTGCGCCTGATTATCGGTCTGATGCGTCCGACCTCCGGCGCGATCTGGCTGCAGGAAAAGGAAATCACCGCGTTGTCGGAAGATCAGATGAACCTTCTGCGCTTGAAGATGGGGATGGTATTTCAATATTCGGCGCTCTTCGATTCAATGAGCGTAGGCGAAAATGTGGCGTTTGGCCTGCGTGAACATACGCAGATGAATGAAGCCGAGATCAGCCGGATCGTAGCGCGCAATTTGCGTATGGTCGGTCTCGACGGCAAACAAGACGCGATGCCGAATGAGTTGTCCGGCGGCATGAAAAAAAGAGTCAGCCTGGCCAGGGCGGTAGCAAATCGACCAGACATTCTGCTCTATGACGAACCGACGGCGGGGCTGGATCCGATCATGTCGGGGACGATCGACCGCTTGATCATCGGCACGAAACGCTTGTTTGGCGTGACTTCGGTGGTTGTGACGCACCATATGAGCAGTGCGTTCGCGATTGCCGACCGGATTGCGATGATCCACGATGGACAGATTTTGCAGGTCGGCAGCGTCGAAGAAATCAAAAACTCGGAAAATCCTCTGGTGCAGCAATTCATTCAGGGGTTGAAATCACCGGAAGTCTATATACGCAGGAGGGCCGGACGATGA
- a CDS encoding ABC transporter permease, which produces MLIVEKIGQSVLQRLETGGRVMLLFLDTLYHVPQRPKLRHVLNQMAHLGVDSLPIILLTILFTGMVMTVQTAHEFIKYGAQSSVGGMTAISMARELAPVLSGVVLAGRVGAAIAAELGSMKVTEQIDALRVMAVNPVQYLVVPRFLACVFMAPILVVFANVIGVSGGYLVAVYYADISPFTYLHSIQVFAVVNDITGGLIKSMFFGGIVAIIGCYKGLDAKEGAEGVGNATTGAVVTSMILIFISNYFLSLLLYR; this is translated from the coding sequence ATGCTTATCGTCGAAAAAATCGGGCAGTCGGTGCTGCAGCGCCTGGAAACCGGCGGACGCGTGATGCTGCTGTTTCTCGATACGCTGTATCATGTGCCGCAGCGCCCCAAACTACGGCATGTGTTGAATCAGATGGCGCATTTGGGCGTCGACTCCCTGCCGATCATTTTATTGACGATTCTCTTTACTGGCATGGTTATGACGGTGCAGACCGCGCATGAATTCATCAAATACGGTGCGCAGTCATCGGTCGGCGGTATGACCGCGATTTCGATGGCGCGCGAACTGGCGCCTGTCTTAAGCGGCGTCGTGCTGGCCGGTAGAGTCGGCGCAGCGATTGCGGCGGAGCTTGGTTCGATGAAGGTCACCGAACAAATCGACGCACTGCGCGTGATGGCGGTCAATCCTGTGCAATATTTAGTGGTGCCGCGTTTTTTAGCCTGTGTATTCATGGCGCCGATCCTGGTCGTTTTTGCCAATGTCATCGGCGTCAGCGGCGGTTATCTGGTCGCGGTCTATTATGCCGATATCAGTCCGTTCACCTATTTGCATTCGATCCAGGTCTTTGCGGTGGTCAACGATATTACCGGCGGTTTGATCAAGTCGATGTTCTTCGGCGGCATCGTTGCCATTATTGGCTGTTATAAAGGACTCGACGCCAAAGAGGGCGCGGAAGGCGTCGGCAATGCGACGACCGGCGCTGTCGTGACGTCGATGATTTTGATTTTTATCAGCAATTATTTTCTGTCCTTGTTGTTGTATCGCTAA
- a CDS encoding SpoIVB peptidase S55 domain-containing protein — protein sequence MMRMHNLCKKICLPLLLLCLMCLANEAQAAASFMPVEDIKIGMTGIGRTVVEGTKIEEFGVEVLGVLKNKGPVGDLILVRTSGNVIERTDGIAQGMSGSPVYIDGRLVGAIAYGWSLTDHRVGMVTPIGDMVNLWELPDGRNSQVASGIQPLATPLMVSGFGKPALEMLKQKLQPYNLVPYATGEAPEGVSFAPLEPGSAIGVQLVRGDASVGALGTVTYVEGDKVVAFGHPFLKKGNIGYFMTNAYMFTTVKSLESSFKVGATGETLGIINQDRGAAVAGQQGRYPNIVPLRIQVSDLGTGRSQDAAVQVVRDEEIGPILATATTFNVIDKAMDRTGPGTAKVSFRISSADLPGGELKRENMFYSPASISESAVGEFFEAVNMLAANQYQKVNIMNIDVSVKVEEERRTATIVEAKAKQTNVKPGQKVDLEVKLKPFRGEAFVQQVTFDVPKTQAEGPLMLEVRGGGIIPLQQLLKKTGLEEELQMLGYKRNKNKTLGDEVKSFAERDHNNDVVVEIMEMEPMEGQGPSGPKPNAAMIGEDSAALQSGAKNNNPEADKGNANAAASSKDKLKKTAPKAKSHTSTEYIIDGDSQVTLNVKG from the coding sequence ATGATGAGGATGCACAACCTGTGCAAGAAAATCTGTTTGCCGCTTTTGCTGCTTTGCCTGATGTGTTTGGCAAACGAAGCGCAGGCAGCGGCTTCGTTCATGCCGGTGGAGGATATCAAAATCGGTATGACCGGCATCGGACGAACCGTAGTCGAGGGGACGAAGATTGAAGAATTTGGCGTTGAAGTGTTGGGCGTACTAAAAAACAAAGGACCGGTAGGCGATTTGATCTTAGTGCGCACGTCGGGCAACGTCATTGAGCGTACCGACGGCATCGCGCAGGGCATGAGCGGCAGTCCGGTCTATATTGACGGACGCCTGGTCGGCGCGATTGCTTACGGCTGGTCACTGACCGATCACCGGGTTGGCATGGTGACGCCGATTGGCGATATGGTCAATTTGTGGGAACTGCCGGATGGGAGAAACAGCCAGGTGGCGTCAGGCATACAGCCGCTTGCGACGCCGCTGATGGTATCCGGTTTTGGCAAACCGGCGCTGGAGATGTTAAAGCAGAAATTGCAGCCGTACAATCTGGTGCCGTATGCGACGGGCGAGGCTCCGGAGGGCGTCAGCTTTGCGCCGCTGGAACCGGGCAGCGCGATCGGCGTACAGCTGGTGCGCGGGGATGCAAGCGTTGGCGCGTTGGGCACGGTCACCTATGTTGAAGGCGACAAGGTGGTGGCGTTTGGCCATCCCTTTCTCAAAAAAGGAAACATCGGTTATTTTATGACTAATGCCTATATGTTCACGACGGTGAAAAGCCTGGAAAGTTCCTTTAAAGTAGGGGCAACTGGCGAAACTCTTGGCATTATTAACCAGGACCGCGGCGCCGCCGTTGCAGGGCAGCAAGGTCGCTATCCGAACATCGTGCCGCTGCGCATCCAGGTGAGCGATCTGGGCACGGGCCGCAGCCAGGATGCGGCGGTTCAGGTCGTACGCGATGAAGAAATTGGACCAATCCTGGCTACCGCGACGACGTTCAACGTCATCGACAAGGCGATGGATCGCACCGGGCCGGGGACGGCTAAGGTGTCTTTCCGGATCAGCAGCGCGGATCTGCCGGGCGGTGAATTGAAACGGGAAAATATGTTTTATAGCCCGGCCAGCATTAGTGAAAGTGCAGTCGGCGAATTTTTCGAAGCGGTCAACATGCTGGCTGCCAATCAATATCAAAAAGTCAATATCATGAATATCGACGTCAGCGTCAAGGTGGAAGAAGAACGGCGGACGGCGACGATCGTCGAGGCGAAAGCGAAGCAGACGAACGTCAAACCGGGGCAAAAGGTCGATCTGGAGGTCAAGTTGAAGCCGTTCCGCGGTGAAGCGTTTGTGCAGCAGGTCACGTTTGACGTGCCCAAGACGCAAGCCGAAGGACCGCTGATGCTGGAGGTGCGCGGCGGCGGCATCATACCGCTCCAGCAATTGCTGAAAAAGACGGGGTTGGAAGAAGAGCTGCAGATGCTCGGTTATAAGCGCAATAAGAACAAGACGTTGGGCGACGAAGTAAAAAGCTTCGCCGAGCGCGATCACAACAACGACGTGGTGGTTGAGATCATGGAAATGGAGCCGATGGAGGGGCAGGGGCCAAGCGGTCCTAAACCGAATGCGGCGATGATCGGCGAAGACAGCGCCGCGCTGCAGAGCGGCGCGAAGAACAATAATCCGGAAGCCGACAAAGGCAACGCCAATGCCGCGGCAAGCAGCAAGGACAAGCTGAAGAAGACAGCGCCGAAGGCAAAGTCGCATACGTCCACAGAGTACATCATTGACGGCGATTCGCAGGTCACGCTGAACGTGAAAGGATAA
- a CDS encoding biotin/lipoyl-containing protein yields the protein MKKMRTKILAAVLLALLGATALAGIVMAGGMADQRSALAGTVLADQLAVVGQTVHEGDVLVKVQTISGAVPAARASANGTVRQVLVSPGGHVAAGQVVVKLEVQ from the coding sequence ATGAAGAAAATGCGAACGAAGATCCTAGCGGCAGTCCTGTTGGCGCTGCTTGGTGCGACTGCTTTAGCGGGCATCGTAATGGCAGGCGGCATGGCCGACCAGCGCAGTGCGTTGGCGGGAACCGTACTGGCCGATCAGCTGGCGGTTGTCGGACAGACGGTACACGAAGGCGATGTACTGGTCAAGGTACAGACGATCAGCGGTGCGGTACCGGCGGCAAGAGCCAGTGCGAACGGCACCGTCCGGCAAGTCCTGGTCAGCCCGGGCGGACATGTAGCGGCCGGGCAAGTCGTTGTGAAATTGGAAGTCCAGTAG